The Streptomyces sp. Alt3 genome has a segment encoding these proteins:
- a CDS encoding NAD(P)/FAD-dependent oxidoreductase: MAPDAMREAARSLSDARPLSYWLDDPGKPVARPALTGDERCDLLVVGGGYSGLWTALIAKERDPGRDVVLVEGDEVGWAASGRNGGFCAASLTHGLANGLERWPDEIGKLEALGARNLDAIEETVTRHSIGCEFERTGEIDVATQPHQLDELREWHSRTQELGLGGFEFLDRDQMRREVDSPTFLGGLLDRRGVAMLHPAKLAWGLKEACLGLGVRVFEYTPGLELVRSGAGMAVRTPYGRVFARDVALGTNIFPSLVKRVRPYTVPVYDYALMTEPLTADQLASVGWRNRQGLGDSANQFHYFRLSADNRILWGGYDAVYPYGGRLNSALDQRPETFLKLAGQFFDCFPQLSGVRFSHAWGGAIDTCSRFSAFFGTAHRGRVAYAAGFTGLGVGATRFGAEVMLDLLSGGQTERTALAMVRSKPMPFPPEPFAWAGIELTKRSLARADSRGGHRNLWLRTMDRLGLGFDS, translated from the coding sequence ATGGCCCCGGATGCCATGCGTGAGGCCGCACGATCACTCTCGGACGCGCGTCCCCTGTCCTACTGGCTGGACGACCCCGGAAAGCCGGTGGCCCGTCCCGCGCTGACCGGTGACGAACGGTGCGATCTGCTGGTCGTGGGCGGCGGTTACAGCGGACTGTGGACCGCTCTGATCGCCAAGGAACGGGATCCCGGGCGCGATGTCGTCCTCGTCGAGGGTGACGAGGTGGGCTGGGCGGCCTCGGGCCGCAACGGCGGATTCTGCGCCGCCTCGCTGACGCACGGCCTGGCCAACGGTCTGGAGCGCTGGCCGGACGAGATCGGGAAGCTGGAGGCGCTGGGTGCGCGGAACCTCGACGCCATCGAGGAGACCGTCACCCGCCACTCCATCGGCTGCGAATTCGAACGCACCGGCGAGATCGATGTCGCCACTCAGCCCCACCAGCTCGATGAGCTGCGCGAATGGCACAGCAGGACCCAGGAGCTCGGCCTCGGAGGATTCGAATTCCTGGACCGGGACCAGATGCGCCGCGAGGTCGACTCGCCGACGTTCCTCGGCGGCCTGCTGGACCGGCGGGGCGTCGCCATGCTGCATCCGGCGAAGCTCGCCTGGGGCCTGAAGGAGGCCTGCCTCGGTCTCGGCGTACGGGTCTTCGAGTACACCCCCGGCCTCGAACTCGTCCGGTCCGGCGCCGGCATGGCGGTGCGCACGCCCTACGGCAGGGTGTTCGCGCGTGACGTCGCTCTCGGCACGAACATCTTCCCGTCACTGGTGAAGCGGGTGCGTCCGTACACGGTCCCGGTGTACGACTACGCGCTGATGACGGAGCCGCTGACCGCGGATCAGCTCGCCTCGGTCGGCTGGCGCAACCGGCAGGGGCTGGGGGACAGCGCCAATCAGTTCCACTATTTCCGGCTGTCCGCGGACAACCGGATCCTGTGGGGCGGATACGACGCCGTGTATCCGTACGGCGGCCGGCTGAATTCCGCGCTGGACCAGCGCCCGGAGACCTTCCTGAAACTCGCCGGCCAGTTCTTCGACTGCTTTCCGCAGCTGTCCGGTGTGCGTTTCAGCCATGCGTGGGGCGGGGCGATCGACACGTGTTCCCGGTTCTCCGCGTTCTTCGGCACGGCTCATCGCGGCCGGGTCGCCTACGCAGCCGGATTCACCGGACTGGGCGTCGGGGCCACACGCTTCGGCGCCGAGGTCATGCTCGACCTGCTGTCGGGCGGGCAGACCGAACGGACCGCACTCGCCATGGTCCGCTCGAAGCCGATGCCCTTCCCGCCCGAACCCTTCGCCTGGGCCGGGATCGAGCTCACCAAGCGGTCCCTGGCGCGGGCGGACAGCCGTGGCGGGCACCGCAACCTGTGGCTGCGGACCATGGACCGGCTCGGGCTGGGCTTCGACAGCTGA
- a CDS encoding ABC transporter permease: MPVLRWIRRNLVVLAGLLTLAYMILPNVVVMVFSFNRPKGRFNYAWQEFSLDAWKDPCGVADLCGSLSLSLRIAFWATVGATALGTMIAFALVRYRFRARGAVNSLIFLPMAMPEVVMAASLLTLFLNMGARLGFWTVLIAHIMFCLSFVVTAVKARVMSMDPRLEEAARDLYAGPVQTFVRVTLPIAAPGIAAGALLAFALSFDDFIITNFNAGSTVTFPMFVWGSAQRGTPVQINVIGTAMFVIAVAVVLAGQLVANRRKSNAGN, from the coding sequence ATGCCCGTACTCCGATGGATCCGCCGGAACCTGGTCGTGCTCGCCGGTCTGCTGACCCTCGCGTACATGATCCTGCCGAACGTCGTCGTCATGGTGTTCTCCTTCAACAGGCCGAAGGGGCGCTTCAACTACGCCTGGCAGGAGTTCTCCCTGGACGCCTGGAAGGACCCCTGCGGCGTCGCCGACCTCTGCGGTTCGCTGTCGCTCTCGCTGCGGATCGCCTTCTGGGCGACCGTCGGCGCGACCGCGCTCGGCACGATGATCGCCTTCGCGCTGGTCCGCTACCGCTTCCGGGCCCGTGGCGCGGTCAACTCGCTGATCTTCCTGCCGATGGCGATGCCCGAGGTCGTCATGGCGGCCTCGTTGCTCACCCTGTTCCTCAACATGGGTGCCCGGCTCGGCTTCTGGACCGTGCTGATCGCCCACATCATGTTCTGCCTCAGCTTCGTGGTGACGGCCGTCAAGGCACGGGTGATGTCGATGGACCCACGGCTGGAGGAGGCCGCCCGTGATCTGTACGCGGGCCCGGTGCAGACGTTCGTCCGGGTGACCCTCCCGATCGCCGCCCCGGGAATCGCCGCGGGAGCGCTGCTCGCATTCGCGCTGTCCTTCGACGATTTCATCATCACCAATTTCAACGCGGGCTCCACGGTGACGTTCCCCATGTTCGTCTGGGGATCGGCCCAGCGTGGAACACCTGTGCAGATCAACGTCATCGGCACGGCCATGTTCGTCATCGCCGTTGCGGTGGTTCTCGCCGGGCAGCTCGTCGCGAACCGGCGGAAGAGCAATGCGGGAAACTAG
- a CDS encoding ABC transporter permease, giving the protein MSVTKAPAAEAVVRKPSTRRRLVPYWLLLPGILWLLVFFALPMVYQASTSVQTGSLEKGFEVTWHFRTYWDALTDYYPQFVRSLLYAGTATLLCLLLGYPLAYLIAFKAGRWRNLVLVLVVAPFFTSFLIRTLAWKTILADGGAVVDALNTLHVLDVTAWLGWTENNRVLATPMAVVCGLTYNFLPFMILPLYTSLERIDGRLHEAAGDLYATPATTFRKVTLPLSMPGVVSGTLLTFIPASGDYVNAELLGSTDTKMVGSVIQAQFLRVLDYPTAAALSFILMAVVLLVVTVYIRRSGTEDLV; this is encoded by the coding sequence GTGAGCGTCACGAAGGCGCCCGCCGCGGAGGCAGTGGTCCGCAAGCCGTCCACCCGCAGGCGGCTCGTGCCCTACTGGCTGCTGCTCCCCGGCATCCTGTGGCTGCTCGTCTTCTTCGCGCTGCCGATGGTCTACCAGGCGTCGACCTCCGTACAGACCGGATCCCTGGAGAAGGGCTTCGAGGTCACCTGGCACTTCCGGACCTACTGGGACGCCCTCACCGACTACTACCCGCAGTTCGTCCGCTCCCTCCTCTACGCGGGGACCGCCACGCTGCTGTGCCTGCTGCTCGGCTACCCGCTCGCCTATCTGATCGCGTTCAAGGCGGGCCGCTGGCGCAACCTGGTGCTCGTGCTGGTCGTCGCCCCGTTCTTCACCAGCTTCCTCATCCGGACGCTGGCCTGGAAGACGATCCTCGCGGACGGCGGCGCGGTCGTCGACGCGCTGAACACCCTGCACGTCCTGGACGTCACGGCCTGGCTCGGCTGGACCGAGAACAACCGGGTGCTGGCCACGCCCATGGCCGTCGTCTGCGGTCTGACGTACAACTTCCTGCCGTTCATGATCCTCCCGCTCTACACCTCGCTGGAACGCATCGACGGCCGGCTGCACGAGGCCGCGGGCGACCTGTACGCCACACCCGCCACCACCTTCCGCAAGGTGACGCTCCCGCTGTCCATGCCCGGGGTCGTCTCCGGCACGCTGCTGACGTTCATCCCCGCGAGCGGCGACTACGTCAACGCGGAACTCCTCGGCTCGACCGACACCAAGATGGTCGGCAGCGTCATCCAGGCCCAGTTCCTGCGGGTCCTGGACTATCCGACCGCGGCCGCGCTCTCGTTCATCCTCATGGCGGTCGTCCTGCTCGTGGTCACCGTCTACATCCGCCGCTCCGGTACGGAGGACCTGGTCTGA
- a CDS encoding ABC transporter ATP-binding protein, with the protein MTQQQTEGGDVRLTGISKTYGSFTAVHPLDLTVPRGSFFALLGASGCGKTTTLRMIAGLEEATTGTVSLGGRDITGLPPYKRPVNTVFQSYALFPHLDVTENIAFGLRRRGIKSVSRQVGEMLDLVQLGDFARRKPHQLSGGQQQRVAVARALINHPQVLLLDEPLGALDLKLRRQMQLELKRIQTEVGITFIHVTHDQEEAMTMADTVAVMNGGRVEQLGAPADLYENPRTTFVANFLGTSNLIEGEIVSRGTDVVVSAGGGKLTLPGGRCTAPAGNGEKLLVGVRPEKISLTHTDDADRIPDGRNRVTGRITDSSFIGVSTQYVVESPAGTALQVYEQNIERDSRLGPGAEVVLHWNPEHTFGLDADQSIDAGAGTEGLEGAA; encoded by the coding sequence ATGACACAGCAGCAGACAGAGGGCGGCGACGTCCGTCTCACCGGGATCAGCAAGACCTACGGCTCCTTCACCGCAGTGCACCCCCTCGACCTGACCGTCCCGCGGGGTTCGTTCTTCGCGCTGCTCGGCGCGTCCGGCTGCGGGAAGACCACCACCCTGCGCATGATCGCGGGTCTGGAGGAGGCCACCACCGGCACGGTCTCGCTCGGCGGCCGCGACATCACCGGCCTGCCCCCGTACAAGCGCCCCGTCAACACCGTCTTCCAGAGCTACGCGCTCTTCCCGCACCTCGACGTCACCGAGAACATCGCCTTCGGGCTGCGCCGCCGCGGCATCAAGTCGGTGAGCAGGCAGGTCGGCGAGATGCTGGACCTCGTCCAGCTCGGCGACTTCGCCCGGCGCAAACCGCACCAGCTCTCCGGCGGCCAGCAGCAGCGCGTCGCTGTGGCCCGCGCGCTCATCAACCACCCCCAGGTGCTGCTCCTCGACGAGCCCCTGGGCGCCCTCGACCTCAAACTGCGCCGGCAGATGCAGCTCGAACTCAAGCGGATCCAGACCGAGGTCGGCATCACGTTCATCCACGTCACCCACGACCAGGAGGAGGCCATGACCATGGCCGACACCGTCGCGGTGATGAACGGCGGCCGGGTCGAACAGCTGGGCGCCCCCGCCGACCTGTACGAGAACCCCAGGACCACCTTCGTGGCCAACTTCCTCGGCACCTCCAACCTCATAGAGGGGGAGATCGTGTCCAGGGGGACGGACGTCGTCGTCTCGGCCGGCGGCGGGAAGCTCACCCTGCCCGGCGGGCGATGTACCGCCCCCGCGGGGAACGGGGAGAAGCTGCTCGTCGGCGTCCGCCCCGAGAAGATATCCCTCACCCACACCGACGACGCGGACCGGATACCCGACGGCCGCAACCGGGTCACCGGCCGCATCACGGACTCCAGCTTCATCGGAGTGTCCACGCAGTACGTCGTCGAGAGCCCGGCCGGCACCGCGCTCCAGGTCTACGAGCAGAACATCGAGCGCGACAGCCGGCTCGGCCCCGGCGCCGAGGTCGTCCTGCACTGGAACCCCGAGCACACCTTCGGACTCGACGCGGACCAGTCCATCGACGCGGGCGCCGGTACCGAAGGCCTGGAGGGAGCGGCGTGA
- a CDS encoding polyamine ABC transporter substrate-binding protein: MEQYEPEHLSAPRLAAMRRSIEYGRGALTRRSLLRASGTAALALGGLGALSACGIPPAARAGDAAASDDHSAEEKQINFSNWTEYMDVGEDEKSRPTLDAFTKRTGIRVKYTEDINDNVEFFGKIKPQLAAGQDTGRDLIIVTDWLAARIIRLGWAQKLDPANLPHAFANLSAQFRTPDWDPGRAYSYPWTGIPTVIAYNEKATGGRKVDSVTQLLDDPKLKGKVSFLSEMRDSVGMTLLDMGKDPGSFTDADFDAAVGRMQKGVDTKQIRRFTGNDYTADLSKGDIAACVAWAGDIIQLQADNPAIKFSIPSAGYITSSDNMLIPAKARHKTNAEKLMDHYYELPVAARLAAYINYVCPVDGVAGELAKIDASMASNTLILPDRVMAAKSRSFRSLSAEEETAYEEKFAKLIGA, from the coding sequence ATGGAGCAGTACGAGCCCGAGCACCTCTCCGCGCCCCGGCTGGCCGCCATGAGGCGCAGCATCGAGTACGGCAGGGGTGCCCTCACACGCCGTTCCCTCCTCCGGGCTTCGGGCACGGCAGCCCTCGCACTCGGCGGCCTCGGCGCCCTGAGCGCGTGCGGCATCCCGCCCGCCGCACGCGCGGGCGACGCCGCCGCGTCCGACGACCACTCGGCGGAGGAGAAGCAGATCAACTTCTCCAACTGGACCGAGTACATGGATGTCGGCGAGGACGAGAAGAGCCGGCCGACCCTGGACGCCTTCACGAAACGCACCGGCATCCGGGTCAAGTACACCGAGGACATCAACGACAACGTCGAGTTCTTCGGGAAGATCAAGCCACAGCTCGCCGCCGGCCAGGACACCGGCCGCGACCTCATCATCGTGACGGACTGGCTGGCCGCACGGATCATCCGGCTCGGCTGGGCGCAGAAACTCGACCCCGCGAACCTGCCGCACGCCTTCGCGAACCTGTCGGCCCAGTTCCGTACGCCCGACTGGGACCCCGGACGCGCCTACTCCTACCCGTGGACCGGTATCCCCACCGTCATCGCCTACAACGAGAAGGCGACCGGCGGCCGCAAGGTCGACTCCGTCACCCAGCTCCTCGACGACCCGAAGCTCAAGGGCAAGGTCTCCTTCCTCTCCGAGATGCGTGACTCGGTCGGCATGACGCTCCTCGACATGGGCAAGGACCCCGGCTCGTTCACCGACGCCGACTTCGACGCGGCCGTCGGGCGGATGCAGAAGGGCGTCGACACCAAGCAGATACGCCGCTTCACGGGCAACGACTACACCGCGGACCTGAGCAAGGGCGACATCGCGGCCTGTGTGGCCTGGGCGGGCGACATCATCCAGCTCCAGGCCGACAACCCGGCGATCAAGTTCTCGATCCCGTCCGCCGGCTACATCACCTCCAGCGACAACATGCTGATCCCGGCGAAGGCGCGGCACAAGACCAACGCCGAGAAGCTCATGGACCACTACTACGAGCTCCCGGTCGCGGCCCGGCTCGCCGCCTACATCAACTACGTCTGCCCGGTGGACGGGGTCGCAGGTGAGCTCGCGAAGATCGACGCTTCGATGGCGTCCAACACGCTGATCCTCCCGGACAGGGTGATGGCCGCGAAGTCGCGGTCCTTCCGCTCCCTCAGCGCCGAGGAAGAGACGGCGTACGAGGAGAAGTTCGCCAAGCTCATCGGTGCCTGA
- a CDS encoding gamma-aminobutyraldehyde dehydrogenase: MGNGFQVQDRFAEGAQYIGGRLRPGTSGRHQDVVDPATGRTVLRYELAGTEDVDAAVAAAREAFPGWSGLTPGERSEALHRFAAVLAVQAEDLAYAESLQCGKPLKLSTEFDVPGTVDNTSFFAGAARHLEGRSAAEYSGDHTSYVRREALGVVGSIAPWNYPLQMAAWKILPAVAAGNTIVLKPAEITPLTSLMFAQAATEAGIPDGVINIVSGAGRDAGEHLVGHPDVVMTSFTGSTAVGRRVAELATSTVKRLHLELGGKAPFLVFDDADLDSAVHGAVAGALINTGQDCTAATRAYVQRPLYDAFVSGVAALMETVRLGDPFDPSTDLGPLISRQQRDRVAGFVDRARSYATVVTGGGAPGGELADGAYYRPTLVTGAAQDSEIVSSEIFGPVLVVLPFDTDDEGIRLANDTPYGLAASAWSTGLYRANRATRELRAGCVWINDHIPIISEMPHGGYRASGFGKDMSSYSFEEYTQVKHVMYDNTAVARKDWHRTVFGDR, encoded by the coding sequence ATGGGCAACGGTTTCCAGGTGCAGGACCGCTTCGCCGAGGGTGCGCAGTACATCGGCGGACGTCTGCGCCCCGGCACATCGGGACGCCACCAGGACGTGGTGGACCCGGCCACGGGCAGGACGGTCCTCCGGTACGAACTGGCGGGCACCGAAGACGTCGACGCCGCCGTGGCCGCGGCCCGGGAGGCGTTCCCCGGCTGGTCGGGTCTCACCCCGGGCGAGCGTTCCGAGGCGCTGCACCGCTTCGCCGCCGTACTCGCCGTGCAGGCCGAGGACCTCGCGTACGCCGAATCCCTGCAGTGCGGCAAGCCCCTCAAGCTCTCCACCGAGTTCGACGTGCCCGGCACGGTCGACAACACCTCGTTCTTCGCCGGCGCCGCGCGCCACCTGGAAGGGAGGTCGGCCGCCGAGTACAGCGGCGACCACACCTCCTACGTACGCCGTGAGGCCCTCGGGGTCGTCGGCTCGATCGCACCCTGGAACTACCCCCTCCAGATGGCGGCCTGGAAGATCCTCCCGGCCGTCGCCGCGGGCAACACCATCGTGCTGAAACCCGCCGAGATCACGCCGCTGACCTCGCTGATGTTCGCCCAGGCGGCCACGGAGGCCGGCATCCCCGACGGTGTGATCAACATCGTCTCCGGCGCCGGGCGGGACGCGGGCGAGCACCTCGTCGGCCACCCCGACGTCGTGATGACCTCCTTCACCGGATCCACCGCGGTCGGCAGGCGGGTCGCCGAACTCGCCACCTCCACCGTCAAGCGCCTGCACCTGGAACTCGGCGGCAAGGCTCCCTTCCTCGTGTTCGACGACGCGGATCTGGACTCGGCGGTCCACGGGGCGGTCGCCGGGGCCCTCATCAACACCGGCCAGGACTGCACGGCCGCGACCCGGGCCTATGTCCAGCGTCCCCTGTACGACGCCTTCGTCAGCGGGGTCGCCGCCCTCATGGAGACCGTGCGGCTCGGCGACCCCTTCGACCCGTCGACCGACCTGGGCCCGCTGATCAGCCGTCAGCAGCGCGACCGTGTCGCCGGATTCGTCGACCGTGCCCGCTCCTACGCCACCGTCGTCACCGGTGGCGGGGCTCCCGGAGGCGAACTCGCCGACGGCGCCTACTACCGGCCGACCCTCGTCACGGGCGCCGCCCAGGACAGCGAGATCGTCAGCTCGGAGATCTTCGGGCCCGTCCTCGTGGTGCTGCCCTTCGACACCGACGACGAGGGCATCCGCCTCGCCAACGACACCCCCTACGGGCTGGCCGCCTCCGCCTGGAGCACCGGTCTGTACCGGGCCAACCGCGCCACCCGCGAGCTCAGGGCGGGCTGCGTGTGGATCAACGACCACATCCCGATCATCAGCGAGATGCCGCACGGCGGATACAGGGCCAGTGGCTTCGGCAAGGACATGTCGTCGTACTCCTTCGAGGAGTACACGCAGGTCAAGCACGTCATGTACGACAACACCGCGGTGGCCAGGAAGGACTGGCACCGCACCGTCTTCGGGGACCGATAG
- a CDS encoding NADAR family protein produces the protein MDGLLARTARGEHVKYLPFWGHRPRPDGRLGESCLSQWWPSPFTVGAVTYASAEHWMMAGKARLFGDAEAEAEAVAASSPAAAKKVGRLVRGFDDEVWIRERFGLVVAGSVHKFGQDPALRAYLLGTGERVLVEASPMDRIWGIGLAKDDPRTADPASWRGLNLLGFALTEARALLRAE, from the coding sequence ATGGACGGCCTCCTGGCGCGCACGGCGCGCGGGGAGCACGTGAAGTACCTGCCGTTCTGGGGACATCGGCCCCGCCCGGACGGCAGGCTCGGGGAGAGCTGCCTCAGCCAGTGGTGGCCCTCGCCGTTCACGGTCGGCGCGGTGACCTACGCGTCGGCGGAGCACTGGATGATGGCCGGCAAGGCGCGGCTCTTCGGGGACGCGGAGGCCGAGGCCGAGGCCGTGGCCGCGAGCAGCCCGGCGGCGGCGAAGAAGGTGGGCAGGCTGGTCAGGGGCTTCGACGACGAGGTGTGGATCCGTGAGCGGTTCGGCCTGGTCGTCGCGGGCAGCGTGCACAAGTTCGGTCAGGATCCGGCGCTGCGGGCGTATCTGCTGGGCACCGGTGAACGCGTGCTCGTCGAGGCCAGTCCGATGGACCGGATATGGGGAATCGGGCTCGCCAAGGACGATCCGCGCACGGCGGACCCCGCGTCCTGGCGTGGGCTCAACCTGCTGGGCTTCGCGCTGACGGAGGCACGCGCGCTGCTGCGCGCGGAGTGA
- a CDS encoding DUF4190 domain-containing protein — protein sequence MSDNTQQPGGEGAPRDPWAPPDSRVGLGKQPADAAPPAVHNQPTVTSMPGVDSGTGPIPGPAGTFGPQQPPVPAPPVGPNGPGQHDPYGYPAAPAAPSAAYGYPAAPAAPSASYGYPGYPGYAGQPPWGPAPANGLGIAAMVLGIIAVVGFCMWGFGIVLGILALIFGIIGRGRAKRGEATNGGMALAGIILGSVSIVISAVFLGFLIWAVANDESSGGDDYYDPYATSLVVGTTR from the coding sequence ATGTCAGACAACACACAGCAGCCCGGGGGCGAGGGCGCGCCGCGCGATCCGTGGGCTCCGCCGGACAGCAGGGTCGGACTGGGCAAGCAGCCCGCGGACGCCGCCCCGCCCGCCGTCCACAACCAGCCCACGGTCACCTCGATGCCGGGCGTCGACTCCGGGACCGGACCGATACCCGGGCCGGCCGGGACCTTCGGCCCGCAGCAGCCCCCCGTGCCCGCGCCTCCGGTCGGGCCGAACGGTCCGGGACAGCACGACCCGTACGGCTACCCCGCCGCCCCCGCCGCGCCCTCGGCCGCGTACGGGTATCCGGCGGCTCCTGCCGCGCCCTCGGCGTCGTACGGCTACCCGGGATACCCCGGCTACGCCGGCCAGCCGCCCTGGGGCCCGGCGCCCGCCAACGGGCTCGGTATCGCCGCCATGGTGCTCGGCATCATCGCGGTGGTCGGATTCTGCATGTGGGGGTTCGGCATCGTCCTGGGCATCCTCGCCCTGATCTTCGGCATCATCGGCCGGGGCCGTGCCAAGCGGGGTGAGGCGACCAACGGCGGGATGGCCCTCGCCGGGATCATCCTCGGCTCGGTCTCGATCGTCATCAGCGCCGTCTTCCTCGGATTCCTGATCTGGGCCGTCGCCAACGACGAGTCGAGCGGCGGAGACGACTACTACGACCCCTACGCCACGTCACTGGTGGTCGGCACCACACGCTGA
- a CDS encoding adenosine deaminase, with protein sequence MNDLHPFIAGLPKAELHVHHVGSASPRIVAELAAHHPDSKVPTDPEALSDFFTFTDFGHFIDVYLSVVDLIRTPEDVRLLTFEVARDMARQNIRYAELTVTPFSSTRRGIPEQGFMEAIEDARKAAEAELGVVLRWCFDIPGEAGLEAAEETTRLAVDLRPEGLVSFGLGGPEIGVDRPQFKPYFDRAIAEGLHSVPHAGETTGPGTVWDALTALRAERIGHGTSSTQDPKLLAHLAEHRIALEVCPTSNIATRAVPDLDRHPLKEMVEAGVLVTINSDDPPMFGTDLNNEYGVAARLLGLDERGLAGLAKNAVEASFLDPAGKRALSAEIDTYTTNWLEAPGR encoded by the coding sequence ATGAACGATCTGCACCCCTTCATCGCGGGGCTGCCCAAGGCCGAGCTGCACGTGCACCACGTCGGGTCCGCCTCGCCCCGCATCGTGGCCGAACTGGCCGCCCACCACCCCGACTCCAAGGTCCCCACGGATCCGGAGGCGCTCTCGGACTTCTTCACCTTCACCGATTTCGGGCACTTCATCGACGTCTACCTCTCGGTGGTGGACCTGATCCGCACTCCCGAGGACGTCCGGCTGCTGACCTTCGAGGTCGCCCGGGACATGGCGCGGCAGAACATCCGGTACGCGGAACTGACCGTCACCCCGTTCAGCTCGACGCGTCGGGGCATCCCGGAGCAGGGCTTCATGGAGGCCATCGAGGACGCCCGCAAGGCCGCCGAGGCGGAGCTCGGGGTCGTCCTGCGCTGGTGCTTCGACATTCCGGGAGAGGCCGGGCTGGAGGCAGCCGAGGAGACGACCCGCCTCGCGGTGGACCTGCGGCCCGAGGGGCTGGTGTCCTTCGGCCTCGGCGGACCCGAGATCGGCGTGGACCGCCCGCAGTTCAAGCCCTACTTCGACCGTGCGATCGCCGAGGGTCTGCACTCCGTCCCGCACGCCGGGGAGACCACGGGCCCGGGGACCGTCTGGGACGCGCTGACGGCTCTGCGCGCCGAGCGCATCGGGCACGGCACCAGCTCCACCCAGGACCCGAAGCTGCTGGCACACCTCGCCGAGCACCGCATCGCCCTGGAGGTCTGCCCCACGTCGAACATCGCCACCCGGGCGGTCCCGGACCTCGACCGGCACCCGCTGAAGGAAATGGTCGAGGCCGGTGTCCTCGTCACGATCAACAGCGACGACCCGCCCATGTTCGGCACCGACCTCAACAACGAGTACGGGGTGGCGGCCCGGCTGCTCGGCCTCGACGAGCGCGGTCTGGCCGGGCTGGCGAAGAACGCCGTGGAGGCCTCGTTCCTGGACCCGGCCGGCAAGCGCGCGCTGAGCGCCGAGATCGACACGTACACGACGAACTGGCTGGAGGCCCCCGGCCGGTGA
- a CDS encoding glycerophosphodiester phosphodiesterase: MTTTVTAVAHRGDPYRARENTLPSIRSAVDRGADAVEIDVRVTRDKVPVLLHDSTLERLWGHDVRLDRLEQRELAERTGGGVPTLRQALSAAGDRRVMLDLPGATDNSVRETVAVVRECGAQDRVYYCADTHAMLKVRAADPSAEIALTWTTLAPPRSVLLDAVRPRWLNYRFGLLSRELADRVHADGLLVSAWTVDTRRTMRRLLAYGVDSITSNRIDALRKQLANSPVPEAP, translated from the coding sequence ATGACCACCACCGTCACCGCCGTGGCCCACCGCGGCGATCCCTACCGTGCCCGTGAGAACACGCTCCCCTCAATCCGGTCCGCCGTGGACAGGGGGGCGGACGCGGTCGAGATCGATGTCCGCGTCACCCGGGACAAGGTGCCCGTGCTGCTCCACGACTCCACGCTGGAGCGCCTGTGGGGCCACGACGTCCGCCTCGACCGTCTGGAACAGCGGGAGTTGGCGGAGCGGACCGGCGGCGGGGTGCCCACCCTGCGCCAGGCGTTGTCCGCCGCAGGTGACCGCCGGGTCATGCTCGACCTGCCCGGCGCGACCGACAACTCCGTACGGGAGACCGTCGCCGTCGTGCGGGAGTGCGGGGCGCAGGACCGCGTGTACTACTGCGCGGACACGCACGCGATGCTGAAGGTGCGCGCGGCCGATCCGTCCGCCGAGATCGCGCTGACCTGGACGACCCTCGCACCGCCGCGCTCCGTACTGCTCGACGCGGTGCGGCCGCGCTGGCTGAACTACCGCTTCGGGCTGCTGAGCCGCGAGCTGGCCGACCGCGTCCACGCCGACGGGCTGCTGGTCTCCGCCTGGACGGTGGACACCCGGCGCACGATGCGCCGGCTGCTGGCGTACGGCGTCGACTCGATCACCAGCAACCGGATCGATGCACTCCGGAAGCAGCTGGCCAACTCCCCTGTTCCAGAGGCCCCTTGA